The Lysinibacillus irui sequence TATCAGTATAATAGCCTTTACGTATGCCACCATCTTGGAACTGTAGCTTGCGATAAAGGTTTTGCGCAATGCTATTTGTCACACGTACCTCTAAAGTCATAACTTCCATTCCGTGTAAACGAGCTATTTGCATCGCCTCACGCATTAGCCCCTCGCCTATCCCTCGGCCACGTGCTGCTTCTATAACAGCTACATTTGTAATTTGGGCTGCATCTATAACCATCCACATGCCACAAAAACCAATAATAGTGTCATCTGCATCGATGGCTAATACATAGTGTGCATACTGATTTTCATGTACCTCATAGTAAAATGAATCTAGTGTCCATGGCACAGGAAAAGAAGCCACTTCAATTTCATAGACTGCAGGTACATCATCAGAGACCATTTTACGATAAGTTACAGTACTACTCATGTTCCTTCTCCTTCTGTTCTTTCAGCCAATTTGCCTCTGCTTCCGCAATACGTTTATATTGTGGGACAAAGTGATGGGTAGCTTCAACACTTGGAAGTTCCATTTTAGTCGCAACACGAATTACTTCCGCCGCTCGTGGCAAGTCAAGACTAAATGGTGCACGTACTGCTGTATCACCAAGAACTTCTACAATATTGTCCCAAAAAATATCTACATCTGTTCCCACAAACAAAATAGGTGCCTCTAATGCCTTCAAACGCTCTAATAAATCAGTGATATGTGTATGATAATCCTCGACAATAGCCTCTAATGCTTGGCCTTGATAAACGGCCGTATAGACATTGCCTCTTCTTGCGTCAAAAATTGGGCAAACCAACCCATTATATAAGGCGGCATTTGCAGCTAATGCCTTTAAACTAGATATCCCCACTAAAGGCTTCTGCAATGTCCATGCAAGGGTTTTGGCTAGCGTCACTCCTATACGGACACCTGTATAAGAACCTGGCCCTTCAGATACGGCAATTGCATCCAATTCGTTTGGTTTAATACCTACTCGAGCTAGTATCTCCTCAATAGCTGGCATCGCACCTGCTGAATGGGTTAATTTTATATTTTGTATCATTTCGGCCACCACTTTGCCATCCTTCACAACTGCAACAGAAAGCGGTGTATTCGCTGTTTCTATTCCTAACCAAATCATTTCATTAGCTCCTCACATAGTGCCTCATAGCGTTCCCCACGAGGTAATAACACAAAGCGTCGTTCATTTTCTCCGATTCGGTAAATCTCTATCGCCAAGCGATCCTGTGGCAAATCTTGTTCAATTAAATGTGCCCATTCGATCACTGATACCGCATCTCCATAAAACAATTCATCCCAACCAAGATCCTCATCACTTTCTGCTAACCGATAGACATCTAAATGATTAAAGGGTAACCTTCCCTCATACTGCTTAACAATCGTAAAAGTTGGGCTGTTGACTGTTCTTTTGACTCCAAGTCCCTTCGCTAAAGCTTTTGTAAATGTTGTCTTACCAGCGCCTAGATCCCCCTCTAATGTTATGGTGTCTTGCGCTTCTAGTAAATTTGCTAGCTTCACGGCAAAGCGTTCTGTATCATCAACTGAATTC is a genomic window containing:
- the rimI gene encoding ribosomal protein S18-alanine N-acetyltransferase → MSSTVTYRKMVSDDVPAVYEIEVASFPVPWTLDSFYYEVHENQYAHYVLAIDADDTIIGFCGMWMVIDAAQITNVAVIEAARGRGIGEGLMREAMQIARLHGMEVMTLEVRVTNSIAQNLYRKLQFQDGGIRKGYYTDNGEDALVMWVNL
- the tsaE gene encoding tRNA (adenosine(37)-N6)-threonylcarbamoyltransferase complex ATPase subunit type 1 TsaE, whose product is MYEIIMNSVDDTERFAVKLANLLEAQDTITLEGDLGAGKTTFTKALAKGLGVKRTVNSPTFTIVKQYEGRLPFNHLDVYRLAESDEDLGWDELFYGDAVSVIEWAHLIEQDLPQDRLAIEIYRIGENERRFVLLPRGERYEALCEELMK
- the tsaB gene encoding tRNA (adenosine(37)-N6)-threonylcarbamoyltransferase complex dimerization subunit type 1 TsaB, coding for MIWLGIETANTPLSVAVVKDGKVVAEMIQNIKLTHSAGAMPAIEEILARVGIKPNELDAIAVSEGPGSYTGVRIGVTLAKTLAWTLQKPLVGISSLKALAANAALYNGLVCPIFDARRGNVYTAVYQGQALEAIVEDYHTHITDLLERLKALEAPILFVGTDVDIFWDNIVEVLGDTAVRAPFSLDLPRAAEVIRVATKMELPSVEATHHFVPQYKRIAEAEANWLKEQKEKEHE